CCCCTATCCCATCATCGAGAAATATGTCGACGAGATCGTTCTGGTGGAAGACCGGCATATCATTGATGGCATGCGCGCGCTGGCAAAGGATGCCAAGCTGATCGCCGAGCCGGCCGCCGCCATCACGGTCGGCGCGCTGCTGGCGGGCTCGATCAATCTGAAGCCGGACGAAAAGGTCTGCGCCGTCCTGTCGGGCGGGAACTGGGACTTGAGCGATCTCGTCGGGGTCTACGCCGAAGGCTGAACGGTCGGACGGTCCCGTGACGCGAGCCGGCGATCACATGTCCGATGATCCGGATAGAGTCGGCCAGTGAAGAACTGGCAAGCCACTGATTTGGGGTAAGAATCGAATGATCTGCAGATCCTGTAATTGCCGGAAACAGCCACTGAACAGGCTGTTTCCTTGCGATCGTTCAGGCAGCTCTTGTGTCTGGTCGCCGCACTCATCCTCACGTTCCAGCGCCAATCAATGTCGCAGCTTTCTGCCTGAAAGCGAGTTCTTCACGATCGACCAACTTGTTCCGGACGACCCCTGCCTCGTAAGATCGATGCGGTGATCGACTTTTCCTTCAGCGTGAGTCACCAAGCAGACCTTGCTCGCCAGTGCCGGAAGAGGCTGCATGATTCGCTAGCGGCAGCCTGATACACTGGTCTCATCCACCGACCTGGTCCTGATTGGCAGCCACCGGCAATTTGCTTTCGTCCGGAACACGGGCTTCGGTCTGCCGGGCGGCGGAGATGAGTCGGCGATGTGCGCGGATCGCGTTCCATTGTTGGTCGATCAGCACGCCGATGAGGATCACGCCACCCATGACGGCGAAATTCAGCGACGAGGGGATGCCCAGCAGATTCACGAGGTTCTGCAGCTCCTGGAGCAGGACCGTTCCGAGCACGACGCCAACGATCGATCCCTCGCCGCCGCGGAGCGAAAAACCGCCGAGTACGGCAGCGGCAATCGCGTAGAGCTCATAGAACTGGCCATGGCTGGCCGGCGAGATCGAGCGTGTGTACATGGCGAAATAGATTGCCGCGAGCGCTGTAAGCAGTCCGCAGATGACATAGGCCGACATCACCATCCGGCCGGTGCGGATACCGGAATATCGGGCCGCCTCCTCGTTTTTGCCGATCGCGTAAAGGTAACGCCCGAAGACAGAGCGATGCAGCACCACCCACATGACCACGGAAATGATGACGAGCGCTATGAAGGTGTTGGGAACGCCGTAAAACCGTCCGGCGGTGATGAACTCAAGGTCCGGGAAATTTTGGCCGAACGCAAAACCCGCCGTCCCGTCGGCCGTATAGAAGCGCGCCGCCCCGCGATAGATAAGGAGGCCGCAGAGAGTGACGACGAAGGGTTGCAGGTTCAGCCGGGTGATCAGCCAGCCGTGAATGGCACCGATGGCCGCGCCGAGCATTAGGATGAGTGGCAGCGCCAGCATCCATGACATATCTTGGACCGCGACGAAATCGACAAACAGCACACCAAGAAGCGCTACGAGCGAACCCACGGAAAGTTCGATACCGCCTGTAATGATGACGTAGGCCTGGCCAATCGACAGGATGCCGAACAGACCGATCAGGTTGGCGGTATTCGCCAGGTTGATCGGCAGCAGGAAGCGCGGATTGATGATGGCGACGACGATGCCGACGACGACGATCAAAAGCAGCAGTCCAAGATCCTTTTTGATCATTCGAGATCCCCCGTACACCTGATTATATTGCCGCGGCGGCTATTTTACGCGTTTGCCAACAGCAAGCAAAAGGACGCTTTCCTGACTGAATTCGTCCTCATCGAGAATGCCGGCGATCTGGCCCTCGTGCATGACGGCAATGCGGTCAGAAACGCCGATCACCTCTTCCATGTCGCTGGAGATCATCAGGATCGCGACACCGGCATCGGCAAGCGCCCGCATCAGGCCGTAGATCTCGTTCTTCGCGCCGATATCGATGCCGCGTGTCGGCTCGTCGAAGATCATCACCTTCGGGCTCATCGACAACCATTTGGCAAGTACCACCTTTTGCTGGTTGCCGCCGGATAGGGTGCCGGTTCGGCTCGAAATAGAGGGCGCCTTGATGCCGAGGCGAACGCGCTGTTTTTCGGCCGCCGCCGTCTCCCGCTCGGCGGAAAGCATGAAGCGGCTGGCGAGCATGGGGAGATCGGCAAGGGTTATGTTCTGGGCGATCGAGAAATCGAGAAGAATGCCGTTGCGCTTTCGATCCTCCGGCACCAGGAAAATGCCGCGAGCAACGGCGTCCCGCGCGGAACGGACTGCAATTTTCTGCCCGTCCTGCAGGATGGATCCGCCGTAACTGCGATCAATGCCAAAGAGCACCTTGGCAAGCTCGGTACGGCCGGACCCGACGAGGCCCGCAAGTCCGAGGATTTCTCCATACCTGATTTCCAGATCAACGGGACGGCCGGGATAGGCCTCCGTGCGCACGGCACTTACCTTCAGCGCAATCGAGCCGGGTGAGCGCTGCGGCTTTGCAGTACGGGCCGCAAGCATCCGGCCGATCATCAGCTTGACCATCTGGTCGTGGCCGATGTCCGTCTTGGCGAGCGTGCCCACAAGCGCACCGTCACGGAGTACGACGACCCGGTCGGCTACGCGCTCAACCTCGTGGAGCCGATGCGAGATGAAAATAACACTGATGCCATCCGCCTTCAGCAATTTGATGATGCTGAGCAGCCGCTCGGTTTCAGCCAGCGGCAGGCTGGAAGTGGGTTCGTCGAAGATGACCAGCCGCGCGTTGATGGACAGCGCCTTGGCGATTTCCACCATCTGCTGCTCGGCCAGCGAAAGCGACGCCACGCGTGTGTCGGCGGAAAAATGCGCGCCCACGCGCCTCAAGAGCGGCTTCACCATGTCCCTTAGCCGATCGCGATCGACGAGCTTAAGAGGTCCCGCCTTCAGCGGTTCGCGCCCTAGGAAGATATTGGCAGCGACGTCAAGATTCTCAAAGAGATTGAGTTCCTGATGCACGAAGGCGATGCCGGACGAGATGCTCGATTCCACAGTGAGGAAACGAAGTTCTGCCCCGTCGAGCAGGATCGTGCCCCGATCCGGTGCGATCACACCGCCGAGAATCTTCATCAGTGTCGATTTTCCAGCCCCGTTTTCGCCGACAAGGCCGATGACCTCGCCTGGCATAATGTCCATCGACAGGCCCTCGAGCGCAACGACACCTGGATAGGTCTTGCCAACGCCGGAAAGCGAAAGAAATGGCTTTCCGGGCGCGCCCGGTGGCGGGATTTCGGAACTATGGTTCATCGGCTGTCCATGGCTGCTGATGCTGTCGGCACGAAATGCCTTTCGCGGCGGCGGTAGAGCCGCCGCGAAAGAGGTTATTTTCCAGCCATGGCCTTCAGGTTGGCAGCATACTTGTCAACGTCATCCTTACCGATGATCACCGTCGGAATGATGATCAAGCCGTCGGCGGGAATGCCGGACTTGTCGCCCTTGAGGTAGGCAGCCATCAATTTCATGCCCTGATAGGCCCATTCGAACGGCTGCTGCACGACGGTTGCCGCGATCGTACCTTCCTTGACGCCGCCGAGCGTGATCGGATCGTCATCAAAGCCGACGACGGTGATCTGGCCGAGTTTGCCTGCGTCGCGCAGCGCCTCATAGATACGCGGCGTGTTGTAGGAGTAGAAGCCGACCATGCAGGTCAAGTCGGGGCTGGCCACCAGCGCATCCTCCACGTTCTTCTTAGCGCGCGTCTGGTCGATGTCGTCACCGCGAACATCGACCAGCTCGATCTTGGTACCCTTGAGCCCTTCCTTCATCCCCTCGATGCGTTCGCGGGCGTTATCGGCGCCCAGCAGACCGACGAAGCCCATGCACTTTCCGCCGTCCGGCATCGCCTTCTTGGCGATTTCGGCGGCCTGTTTGCCGGCGTCGACGTTCGAAGAACCGATATAGGCGACGCGGTTGGTCTTCGGCGCGTCGCTGTCGGTGGTGAAGAGAGCCGTCTGCGAGCCGATCTTGTTGAGGCCGTCCGTCTGGGTCTTGGGATCGACAGCGGAGACCATGATCCCCTTGACGCCGGCGCTGACGAGATCTTCCATGAGACGCTGCTGAATGGCGACGGCCGCCTGCTCAGGATATTTCAGCTCCATGTTGTAGTCTGGCATCTCGCCCTGCGCCTTCTTCACCCCCGCCTCGGCGGCTTTCCAGAAGTCGGATGCTCCATTGACGACGAATGCGAGTGTCGGCTTGTCGGCGGCATGTGATGCAGCCATCGGCGCCGCACTCAGCATCAACGCAGCGAAAAACAAGGCTGCATTTTTCCGTTTCAGCTGTTTCATAATACTCCTCCCAAGGGCCGCGGTTGCGAGGGCCCGTTCGCGACTTACGGCCGGCCGATGCGCTCCCCTCCAAGGTCCGTCGCGAAGCGACGTGTGGCATATGTGCCGATCGCACCACGACGGTATACCAGAATCTAAATTAGTAAATAGTAATATTAATATCGATCAAAACATGTCGATGCTGGGTCAAATCCGCCCGCGGCGGCACAACTGCAAAAGCTTCGCGGGCGGGGAGCCTTTCAGTTGGATCTAACACTACTTTGGCAGATTAACTGGCCATTTACGATGATGGGCCATCTTGGGCACTTTCACAGGGGTGCGAAGGATGGCAGAGCTGGATGTTGCACTGGCAGATTGGCTGAAGCCGTTCGTTGAGAAGCTTGGTCACAAGAAGCGGCGACAGATGTGCCCGGTGTATATTTCGGGCCTCATCGGACCTGGCGATCGCAAGAGTATCGAGCCCATGGCGGAGCGCCTGGCACCTAATCGCTACGACCGCCTGCATCATTTCATCTCGGATGGGATTTGGGATGCCGGTCCCCTTGAGGCGGAACTGGCGGTGCAGGCCGACAAGCTTGTCGGGGCTTCAGATGCTTTTCTGGTGATCGACGACACAGGTCTGCCGAAGAAGGGCGACCATTCTGTTGGGGTCGCGCCGCAGTATGCGTCGATGCTCGGCAAGCGCGCCAATTGCCAGACGCTGGTGTCGTTGACGCTGGCTCGCGACGAGGTTCCTGTTCCCGTTGGCCTGCGGTTGTTCCTGCCCGACAGTTGGACGAGTGATCAGGATCGGATGGCGAAGGCTGGTGTTCCCGAGGAGATGCGTCTACCCCGCACCAAACCGGAGATCGCGCTCGACGAGATCGATCGGCTGATTGCCGCAGGCGTGCGGTTTGGCACCGTACTTGCGGATGCCGGCTATGGTCTGTCGGCTGCGTTTCGCCAGGGGCTCAGGGCACGCAATCTCACCTGGGCTGTCGGTATTCCCAAGCATCAGAAGGTTTATCCTCATGATGTCGCATTGGTCTTTCCTGTCGCCGGCCATGGACGGCCACGCAAGCATTCGATCCCCGATACGCTGTCGACCGCAGCCGAAACGATCTTGGAAGGAAACACCTGGAAGAAAGTCAGTTGGCGTCACGGCACAAAAGGTCGACTGACCGCACGCTTCGCTGCCCTGCGCATTCGGATTGCTGATGGCAACCCGCAACGCATCCTCGACAAGGGACAGCAGCATATGCCGGGCGAAGAGGCGTGGCTCGTTGGTGAATGGCGCTCAAACGACGAGCGCAAGTATTATCTCTCCAATCTACCGG
The window above is part of the Rhizobium sp. WYJ-E13 genome. Proteins encoded here:
- a CDS encoding sugar-binding protein encodes the protein MKQLKRKNAALFFAALMLSAAPMAASHAADKPTLAFVVNGASDFWKAAEAGVKKAQGEMPDYNMELKYPEQAAVAIQQRLMEDLVSAGVKGIMVSAVDPKTQTDGLNKIGSQTALFTTDSDAPKTNRVAYIGSSNVDAGKQAAEIAKKAMPDGGKCMGFVGLLGADNARERIEGMKEGLKGTKIELVDVRGDDIDQTRAKKNVEDALVASPDLTCMVGFYSYNTPRIYEALRDAGKLGQITVVGFDDDPITLGGVKEGTIAATVVQQPFEWAYQGMKLMAAYLKGDKSGIPADGLIIIPTVIIGKDDVDKYAANLKAMAGK
- a CDS encoding sugar ABC transporter ATP-binding protein — translated: MNHSSEIPPPGAPGKPFLSLSGVGKTYPGVVALEGLSMDIMPGEVIGLVGENGAGKSTLMKILGGVIAPDRGTILLDGAELRFLTVESSISSGIAFVHQELNLFENLDVAANIFLGREPLKAGPLKLVDRDRLRDMVKPLLRRVGAHFSADTRVASLSLAEQQMVEIAKALSINARLVIFDEPTSSLPLAETERLLSIIKLLKADGISVIFISHRLHEVERVADRVVVLRDGALVGTLAKTDIGHDQMVKLMIGRMLAARTAKPQRSPGSIALKVSAVRTEAYPGRPVDLEIRYGEILGLAGLVGSGRTELAKVLFGIDRSYGGSILQDGQKIAVRSARDAVARGIFLVPEDRKRNGILLDFSIAQNITLADLPMLASRFMLSAERETAAAEKQRVRLGIKAPSISSRTGTLSGGNQQKVVLAKWLSMSPKVMIFDEPTRGIDIGAKNEIYGLMRALADAGVAILMISSDMEEVIGVSDRIAVMHEGQIAGILDEDEFSQESVLLLAVGKRVK
- a CDS encoding ABC transporter permease, coding for MIKKDLGLLLLIVVVGIVVAIINPRFLLPINLANTANLIGLFGILSIGQAYVIITGGIELSVGSLVALLGVLFVDFVAVQDMSWMLALPLILMLGAAIGAIHGWLITRLNLQPFVVTLCGLLIYRGAARFYTADGTAGFAFGQNFPDLEFITAGRFYGVPNTFIALVIISVVMWVVLHRSVFGRYLYAIGKNEEAARYSGIRTGRMVMSAYVICGLLTALAAIYFAMYTRSISPASHGQFYELYAIAAAVLGGFSLRGGEGSIVGVVLGTVLLQELQNLVNLLGIPSSLNFAVMGGVILIGVLIDQQWNAIRAHRRLISAARQTEARVPDESKLPVAANQDQVGG